The genomic region GGTGCAGGGTGTCGTCGCCGAGGTCCTCCATCAGCACCGCGGCATCGGCGTCGTCGTGGGCATAGATCGCCGGGCCGCCCAGCCCCTCGGTCTGCAGGAAGCGCCCGATCGCCACGTACCTCGCGAAGTCGGGATCGTCCGGGGCGCTCTTCATCAGCACCGCCGACGCCTCGCCGCTGTGCAGGCGCCAGAAACCGCGGTCGGAGCCCTGCAGGGCCAACCGCCGGGGTACGGCGACGTCCCAGCCGGCGTTGCGCACCAGGGGCAGCGCGTTCACGGCCGCGGCGGTGACGTCGATGTCCAACGCGCAGTCCTCCCGCAGCAGCGCGTCGAGGTAGCGGCCGGGCGTGCCGAGGTCGTTCCTGAGCAGACCGACCGGGGCCACGCCGCGCACGCCCCGGCTGTCGTCGGCGACCGCCGCGAGCAGCGCGTCGACCAGATCGCTCGGGCCGTCGGGCAGCAGATCCAGAAACCGCCGCGCGCAGACGGCCACGCCGGTGTAGGTGAGCAGGCGGTCGTCCGGCGCGGGGACGGCGCCGAGGCGCCCGGCGATGTCGCGGACCCGGCCGTCGCCGCCGAGACGCACCGAGTTCACCTCCGGCCAGTCCACCAGCAGCAGGGTGGCCGCCGCGCCGCCGGCGAGGTGGGCGTCGCACAGCGACGCGAGGTCCGCGTCGCAGTCCACGTCGCCGTTGTGCAGCAGAAAATGATCGCCTTCGCGCAGGAAGTCGCGGGCGCCCCACAGGGCGCCGCCGGTACCGAGGATCTCGGGCTCGGGGAAGACGAGCACCTCGTCGAAACCGTCCAGCTCGCGCGCGCTCGCGGCGACCTGGCCGGCCAGATGATGGACGTTGATGCCCAGGTGACGGATCCCGGCGGCGCTAAGGCGGCCGGCGATGCGCGACAGCAGCGGCTCGCCGCCGAGGATCAGCAGGGGCTTGGGCGTGTGGTCGGTGAGGGGGCGCAGCCGGTTGCCGAGGCCGGCGGCCAGCAGCATCACGCGGCGCACGCATCCGGCGTCACGGGCCATAGCGCCAGCACTCCCGCACGACGATTTCGAACTGCAGGAGATCCGCGTCCCAGTGGCGGGTGATCGACAGGTGGTCCGCGCCCGCGTCGATGGCCTCGCGCAGGTCGGGCCCGCCGGCCAGGATGTCTATGGGCAGGCGTTCGTACTCGTACTCGTAGGGCGGCTGGCGCCAGGCGAAGTCCCGGGGCCACAGCGCGCGCACCGCGGCCAGCAGGGCGATCGCGGTCTGCACCGGCAGGAAGCTGTCGCGGTCGAAGACGTGGATCTGCACGCCGCCGCAGAGCCGTCCGGCGTGCTTCTGGAAGGCGGGCTCGAAGTGCAGCGGGCGAAAGGCGCAGCCCGGCAGGCCATGGTCCGCCATGGCGGCGGCCAGCCGCGCGGGATCGACGTACGGCGCGCCGCAGATCTCGAAGGGCCGCGTGGTGCCGCGTCCCTCGGACAGCTCCGTGCCCTCGAGCAGGCACATGCCGGGGTAGACCAGCGCCGTGTCCAGGGTCGGCATGTTGGGCGACGGCATCACCCAGGGCAGTCCCGTCTCGTCGAAGAGCATGCCCGGACGCCAGCCCTCCATGCGCACCACCTCGAGCTCCACCAGCAGGTCGTAGAGGTCGCGGAAGCAGAGGGCCATCTCGCCGATGGTCAAGCCGTGGCGCATGGGGATGGGCGCGAGGCCCACGAACGACCGCCAGCGCATGTCGAGGACGTTGCCCTCGCGATCGCCGCCCAGGGGATTGGGCCGGTCCAACACCACCACGCGCTTGCCCTGCTCGGCGCAGGCCTCCAGGCAGTGCAGCAGGGTCCAGACGAAGGTGTAGTAGCGCGCGCCGATGTCCTGCAGATCGACCACCAGGGTGTCGATGCCGCGCAGCATGGCCGCCGTCGGCTTGCGGTGCTCGCCGTAGAGAGAGTAGACCGGCAGGCCGGTCACGGGATCGTGGAAACCATCCCATTCGACCATGTTGTCCTGGGTCTCGCCGCGCAGGCCGTGCTGGGGGCCGAAGAGGGCGCGCAGGTCCACGCCGGCGTCGCGCAGCAGGAGCGCGGCGTGGCGCAGCTGCGCGTCCACCGACGCCGGATGGCAGAGCAGGCCCACGCGCTGGCCGCGCAGCGCGCGACAACGGTCGGCGAGCAGGATGTCGAGGCCGGTCATGACGGTGGCAGGAGGCATGGGCTCGCCTTCGCAGGGGTTCTGCGTGCAGCCTAGTGCGTACGGGGCGGTATGTCTAGGGTACGCGGTACAGGGATTTGACGCCGCCCCAGGTCGCGTCCGCGTTCGGCACCGCCACGTCCAGGTACAGGATGCCGCCGACGGCGAAGTACTCCACCAGATAGCCGCTGCAGTCGTCGTTCTCCCAGATGTAGAGCAGGGGTTCGACGAAGCCGGGCGACCAGGTCATGACGCAGCTGCCCTCGCCGTGCCCGGGACAGGCCTCCACCCGGAAGACGTGCTCGGAGACGTACTCGATGGTCTCTATGACCCGCACCCCGCAACCGATCGAAGTCCAGGACACCTCGCC from bacterium harbors:
- a CDS encoding phosphotransferase, whose product is MARDAGCVRRVMLLAAGLGNRLRPLTDHTPKPLLILGGEPLLSRIAGRLSAAGIRHLGINVHHLAGQVAASARELDGFDEVLVFPEPEILGTGGALWGARDFLREGDHFLLHNGDVDCDADLASLCDAHLAGGAAATLLLVDWPEVNSVRLGGDGRVRDIAGRLGAVPAPDDRLLTYTGVAVCARRFLDLLPDGPSDLVDALLAAVADDSRGVRGVAPVGLLRNDLGTPGRYLDALLREDCALDIDVTAAAVNALPLVRNAGWDVAVPRRLALQGSDRGFWRLHSGEASAVLMKSAPDDPDFARYVAIGRFLQTEGLGGPAIYAHDDADAAVLMEDLGDDTLHRLARAGPAYLLDPYRRALDLLVLLQTAGTDALARGPAAAARVFDAEVVGWEHDYFRERFLLGEAGLSPADLAGLDDDLARVGAAVLSQPVVLMHRDFQSQNILLRDGRARLVDFQGARRGPYAYDLMSLLRDAYVDLGDANREALLDYYRRAAAVAGRPAPAAFARDITAAGLQRVMQALGAFGFLAGVKGKSAFRDHVPLGVRHLAALLAAWRGLPGEEPLGRLEMISQRLVGA
- a CDS encoding DUF1343 domain-containing protein produces the protein MTGLDILLADRCRALRGQRVGLLCHPASVDAQLRHAALLLRDAGVDLRALFGPQHGLRGETQDNMVEWDGFHDPVTGLPVYSLYGEHRKPTAAMLRGIDTLVVDLQDIGARYYTFVWTLLHCLEACAEQGKRVVVLDRPNPLGGDREGNVLDMRWRSFVGLAPIPMRHGLTIGEMALCFRDLYDLLVELEVVRMEGWRPGMLFDETGLPWVMPSPNMPTLDTALVYPGMCLLEGTELSEGRGTTRPFEICGAPYVDPARLAAAMADHGLPGCAFRPLHFEPAFQKHAGRLCGGVQIHVFDRDSFLPVQTAIALLAAVRALWPRDFAWRQPPYEYEYERLPIDILAGGPDLREAIDAGADHLSITRHWDADLLQFEIVVRECWRYGP